The sequence TTCAGCGTCGCGACGACCGAGTAGTCCGACGGCGCAAACGGCTCCGGGAGCGCGTCGAGGTAGTCGGGCGTCTCCTCCGGCGGGAGGAAGTCCTCCTGGGAGAAACTCGTGTCGACGCCCGTCGCGTACGCGCCCGCGACTGCGCTCAAGAGCACGACGGCGAGCAGGAACAACGCGGGAGCCTTCCCGGCGACGACGACGCCGCCGCGGAGCGCCTCGCCGAAGCGCGACCCCTCCGCGCCCAGCGGCGACTCGCTGAACGTCGGAACCGGCCAGTCCTCGCGGCGGCGGTCTATCCACACCTTCGCCGCCGGGAGGAAGATGCCGAAGATGAGGAACGTGAACACGATACCGACGGCGGCGACGACGCCGAAGTCCCGAATCGGCGGGAGGTCGGACACGAGATTCGAGAGGAAACCGATGACCGTCGTCCCGGTGACGATGAAGAACGCGACGAGCAGTTGGTCGGTCGTCAGTCGCATCGCGCCGTCGATGTCGTGGCCGTCGGCTCTGTCCTCGCGGTAGCGGTTGATGGCGTGGATACCGAAGTCGATGCCGACCGCGAGCAGTAGCGGCGGCACCGCGATCATCATCTGACTGAACGGGATGCCGGCGAGGCCGAGGAACCCGAACGTCCAGACGACGGCCATGAGAAGCGACAACCCGCCCAAGAGCAGGTCCACGAGGTCGCGGTAGGCGACGACGAGGAAGAACACGATGAAGATGACCGCCGCGGGCGTCACGATGAGAAGCGAGTCGGTGATGACCGAACTGAACTCGTCTGCGGTGACGCCGCTGCCGAAGACGGTGATGTCGTCGCTCGTCGCGGCGACGACGCGCTGCGCCTGCTGTTGAATCGGCGTGAGCGGACTCGTCCCGCCCTGGCCGGCGGCCGACGACTCGTAGCCGGGAACGTCGTGTTGGACGACGCCGATGGTCGCCGACGCCGACGCCGACCGGCGGTTGAAGTCGTTACTCAGCGTTCCGGTGAGCCCGGGGTTGTTCGCGTTCTCCCTGACCGCAGTCCGAATCTCGCCGGGCGAGGCCCGCTCGACGGCGGTTATCTGCGCGTCGAGCGTCTCCGCCTCGGGGTCGAGCGTCTGTGCAACGACGCTCGCGGCGCTGCTCGTCGACGAGACGCGGAGGTCGGTCCGGTCTTCGAGTGCGTCCTGCGTCCGCAGCATCTCCAGGAGCGCCGGTTTCGCCAGCACGTTCTGGCTGCGCTGGATCAACTGCGTCGACCCGGGTTCGCTCTCGAACGACGCGCCGAACTCGCGGTTGATGTCCTCGAGCGCCTGGTTCGCGGGGATGTCCTCGGCGAACTGCTCGGTGCCCGACTCCGTCGAGACGTTGCCGAGCCCGGCGGTGAAGACGAGCGTCAAGACGAGAAACAGGACGACGACGCGTCCCGACCGCTCGACGATGCGCTCGTCTACCCAGTCGATGGCGCGCTGGTGGTCCAGCGCCATGCTCAGAGGCCGCCGGAGCGTCGGCGGTACAGTACCGCGCCGACGCCGACGAGGGCGATGGCTCCGACGCCGACGAGCGTCAGCGGGACGTTTCCGCCGTCGTCGTTCGCAACCTCGACGGGCAGTTGGTACGTGTCCGAAATCCGTTCGGTGCCGGAGGCGTCCTCGTATCGGAAGTCCATCTTCACCGGGTACGTCTTCGCCAGCGCGTCGCCGCCGACGTTGACGCCGAAGACGAGTTTGGCGCTCTCACCGGGCGCGAGTTCGTCGACGTACGCCTCGCTGTTGTCGGCGCTGATGGGCGATTCGGGGAATACCTTCGCCGACACCTCGCGGAGCGGTTCGTCGCGGTTGTTCGTCACCTCGACGACGAGTTCGCCGCTCTCGCCCGCCGCGAACGTCGTGTTGACGCCTTCGAGACCGAACTCGTCGCGCCGTTCGCCGACGTCGACCCGCACGTCGAGCGGGTCGCTCGTGCGCTGAGTGCCGTCACCGGTCCGGTACTGCGCCTCCAGCGAGAACTGCCGCGGGCCGGCGTCGGCGTTGTCGGTCACCTCGGTCGAGAAGTCGAACGCCGCGCGTTCGCCCGGTTCGAGCGTCCCGACGGCGTACTCCGTCTCGACGGGGTTCACGTTCGAGTTCCGACTCTCGAAGACGAGGACGACGTTGTCGGCGGTCGTCTCGCCGGTGTTGACGAGTTCGCCCGACAGCGACCCCTCCTCGCCGACGTGCAGCGACCCCTCGACGTTCTCCAACTCGAAGGTCTGTTCGGCGAGCGGCGTCACGCCGAAGGAGACGGGGGGCGTTTCTGCGCTCTCGCCGTTTTCGTTCTCGTAGGACGTGGTCGCGCGCATCGTGTACGCCTCCGGGTTCGCGTTGTCGGCGACGGTCACGTCGTACTGCAGCGTCCGGGTCTCGCCGGGTTCCCAGCGCTGTACGAACCGGCTCGCCGACTCGCTCTCGCCGAAGCGGACGTCGGCGTTCGTCGTCTGAACGGAGACGGAGGCGTTGCGGGCGACGCTCTCGCCGACGTTCCGCATCGTGACGTTCATCGTCCCGCTCGCGCCGGCGGGTGCGTCCGTCTCGACGTCGGTGACGACGAAGCGCGCGCGGTCGTCGACGCGGACGGTCACGTCGACGGTTTCGGTCGTCCGCTCGTCGTTGTCGTACTCGTAGGTGAGTTCGAGGTCGAGGTCGTACGTCCCCGACTCGATGTCGTTGGGGACGCCGACCCGGAAGTCGAGGTTCGTCGGTTGGCCGTCCTGCATCGTGCCGACGAGACGCGTCCCCGAACGGACCGAGATGGGCGTCCCACCCGACTTCAGCCTCGCCTCGACGTTACGGGCGTTTCGA is a genomic window of Haloprofundus halophilus containing:
- a CDS encoding efflux RND transporter permease subunit; this encodes MALDHQRAIDWVDERIVERSGRVVVLFLVLTLVFTAGLGNVSTESGTEQFAEDIPANQALEDINREFGASFESEPGSTQLIQRSQNVLAKPALLEMLRTQDALEDRTDLRVSSTSSAASVVAQTLDPEAETLDAQITAVERASPGEIRTAVRENANNPGLTGTLSNDFNRRSASASATIGVVQHDVPGYESSAAGQGGTSPLTPIQQQAQRVVAATSDDITVFGSGVTADEFSSVITDSLLIVTPAAVIFIVFFLVVAYRDLVDLLLGGLSLLMAVVWTFGFLGLAGIPFSQMMIAVPPLLLAVGIDFGIHAINRYREDRADGHDIDGAMRLTTDQLLVAFFIVTGTTVIGFLSNLVSDLPPIRDFGVVAAVGIVFTFLIFGIFLPAAKVWIDRRREDWPVPTFSESPLGAEGSRFGEALRGGVVVAGKAPALFLLAVVLLSAVAGAYATGVDTSFSQEDFLPPEETPDYLDALPEPFAPSDYSVVATLNFLEEKFETTQGGSATVYWETNMERDTALEELHRAGDDPPDSFVQSGGRADSESIVTVIQSQAASDPEFAAVVDRNDADGNGIPDRNLGDVYDALMDTPASAQAQEYLSDDRRSTRVTYSTKASASQTAVTEDARSVAEKFRGDGAIATGNTVVFKAVSDLILQSAISSLAFALVVTVVFLVFVYWLVEGYPSLGVVNTIPIGVAVALIAGTMRLLGISFNAFTATILAITIGLGIDYSVHVVHRFVDERRTHSLFTALDRTVRGTGGALAGSMLTTTFGIGVLVLSVLDVLGQFGVLTALSIAYSFFVSLLVLPSVLVLWDRHQGNDPAVPIGHGAGAPDRGDGVATDGGFVSVTSKPTSRAKRSGGSVTNVVSDTSSQVKCRDGGFVSVTSKPTSQVKRSSGRFATEADERSDRPARPETKQSKGRETREER
- a CDS encoding COG1361 S-layer family protein: MRRKVLSVFLVLALLTTPATVSAIEDPRFEVYVPEPTLTPGQQSNLSVQLVNDAEDVDEQARNARNVEARLKSGGTPISVRSGTRLVGTMQDGQPTNLDFRVGVPNDIESGTYDLDLELTYEYDNDERTTETVDVTVRVDDRARFVVTDVETDAPAGASGTMNVTMRNVGESVARNASVSVQTTNADVRFGESESASRFVQRWEPGETRTLQYDVTVADNANPEAYTMRATTSYENENGESAETPPVSFGVTPLAEQTFELENVEGSLHVGEEGSLSGELVNTGETTADNVVLVFESRNSNVNPVETEYAVGTLEPGERAAFDFSTEVTDNADAGPRQFSLEAQYRTGDGTQRTSDPLDVRVDVGERRDEFGLEGVNTTFAAGESGELVVEVTNNRDEPLREVSAKVFPESPISADNSEAYVDELAPGESAKLVFGVNVGGDALAKTYPVKMDFRYEDASGTERISDTYQLPVEVANDDGGNVPLTLVGVGAIALVGVGAVLYRRRSGGL